Proteins from one Mucilaginibacter jinjuensis genomic window:
- a CDS encoding S1 family peptidase — translation MNDRQLHDEIERYLNGEMSRDERSAFDVLRKNDAHVERKVNEHRQFVGLLKQYNERRELEQRLNAIHQEIDVHALKEELTIQPSWVVQLWRNHHSKISVAASIAIFAMLATLFFTGYFAGHDSNYTQLRMQLENYKRSTDKLNKSTNALLHDIKTGKRVIEPAKFGGTGFALSSNGYVVTNYHVVNGADSVYVQNATGDSYHARVVYSEPQYDVAILRIDDSTFKSQAPLPYTLKRVQSDLGEDVYTIGYPRNDVVYGKGYLSSATGFHDDTTAYQVSIPVNPGNSGAPLLDNKGNIIGIISGKQSLMEGAAFAVKSEYLLKAIKNMPTDSVNKKIAFNSKNTLASLSRAQQIKKVQSYVYQIKVYSH, via the coding sequence ATGAACGACAGGCAGTTACACGACGAGATTGAACGTTACCTGAACGGCGAGATGAGCCGCGATGAGCGTTCTGCTTTTGATGTGCTTCGTAAAAACGATGCACATGTTGAACGCAAGGTTAATGAGCACCGCCAGTTTGTGGGTTTACTTAAACAGTACAATGAGCGCCGCGAGCTGGAGCAACGATTGAACGCTATACACCAGGAGATAGATGTACATGCACTGAAGGAAGAATTAACTATTCAACCATCGTGGGTGGTACAATTGTGGCGTAACCATCACTCTAAAATATCTGTGGCGGCATCGATAGCTATTTTTGCTATGCTAGCTACGCTGTTCTTTACAGGATATTTTGCAGGTCATGATTCTAACTACACGCAATTGCGCATGCAGTTAGAAAATTACAAACGCAGCACCGATAAACTCAATAAATCAACCAATGCTTTACTGCACGATATTAAAACAGGCAAGCGTGTAATTGAACCTGCTAAGTTTGGCGGTACAGGTTTCGCGCTATCATCAAATGGTTATGTTGTTACCAACTACCACGTAGTAAATGGTGCCGATTCTGTTTATGTACAAAATGCAACCGGCGATTCGTACCATGCCCGCGTAGTATACAGCGAACCACAATATGATGTAGCTATATTAAGGATTGATGATTCGACCTTTAAATCTCAGGCGCCGCTGCCTTATACACTTAAACGGGTGCAAAGCGATTTAGGCGAAGATGTTTATACCATTGGTTACCCGCGTAATGATGTGGTTTATGGCAAAGGTTACCTATCATCTGCAACCGGTTTCCATGATGATACTACAGCCTATCAGGTTTCTATCCCGGTTAACCCGGGTAATAGCGGTGCTCCATTACTGGATAATAAAGGTAATATCATCGGCATCATTAGCGGTAAACAATCATTGATGGAAGGGGCAGCCTTCGCCGTAAAATCTGAATATCTGCTGAAAGCAATCAAGAACATGCCGACTGATTCGGTGAATAAAAAGATTGCATTTAACAGCAAAAATACCCTGGCCAGTTTAAGCCGTGCCCAGCAGATTAAAAAAGTACAAAGCTATGTGTACCAGATTAAGGTATACAGCCACTAA
- a CDS encoding PA2169 family four-helix-bundle protein has product MENTKATIETLNDLVQINNDRIEGYEKATKDIGEGQEDLKALFTSIIGDSHNYKLALGTEIEVLGADIENTTSTSGSLHRTWLQVKAAFTSNSTKSVLEECEFGEDAIKKAYQTAIESEHLPAYIKDILIDQKSSIDATHDEIKQLRDQYENA; this is encoded by the coding sequence ATGGAAAACACAAAAGCAACAATTGAAACATTAAATGATTTAGTACAAATCAATAATGACCGTATAGAAGGTTACGAAAAAGCGACTAAAGATATTGGCGAAGGCCAGGAAGATCTGAAAGCGCTTTTCACCAGCATTATTGGCGACAGCCATAATTACAAACTGGCATTGGGTACCGAAATTGAAGTATTGGGTGCTGACATTGAAAATACCACCAGCACCAGTGGCTCGCTACACAGAACCTGGTTGCAGGTTAAGGCTGCATTTACCAGCAACAGCACTAAAAGCGTGTTAGAAGAATGCGAATTTGGTGAGGATGCGATTAAAAAAGCGTATCAAACCGCAATTGAGTCTGAGCATTTACCGGCTTATATTAAAGATATACTGATTGATCAGAAATCTTCTATCGATGCTACACACGATGAAATTAAACAATTGCGCGATCAATACGAAAACGCTTAA
- a CDS encoding RNA polymerase sigma factor, with protein MSKFLKGSAPTDSEVILGILNNSEIVLERLYVAYFPMVLQLIINNNGSADDAKDIYQEAIIVLYNKIKSGNFELSSKLKTFIYSVCRRLWLKRLNQMSRFDGDIRDFQDYLPVEDEVDKQTDRDLQFTKMEGALALLGEPCKTIIEDFYMHDRSMQEICERFGYTNADNAKTQKYKCLQRLKKLFFQHS; from the coding sequence GTGAGTAAATTCTTAAAAGGTTCAGCACCAACAGATAGTGAGGTAATACTCGGCATCCTTAATAATTCAGAGATCGTTTTAGAGCGGTTATACGTTGCATACTTTCCGATGGTTTTGCAGCTTATCATCAACAATAACGGTTCTGCAGATGATGCAAAGGACATTTACCAGGAAGCTATCATCGTTCTTTACAATAAAATCAAGAGTGGAAATTTTGAATTAAGCAGTAAGCTTAAAACATTTATTTACTCGGTTTGCAGGCGTTTGTGGTTGAAAAGATTAAACCAGATGAGCCGTTTTGATGGCGATATCAGGGATTTTCAGGATTATTTGCCGGTAGAAGACGAGGTTGATAAACAAACCGACCGCGATTTACAGTTTACCAAGATGGAAGGCGCACTGGCTTTACTTGGCGAGCCCTGCAAAACCATTATTGAAGATTTTTACATGCACGACAGATCTATGCAGGAGATCTGTGAGCGTTTTGGGTATACCAATGCAGACAATGCCAAAACGCAGAAATATAAATGTTTGCAAAGGCTGAAGAAGTTGTTTTTTCAGCATAGTTAA
- a CDS encoding alpha/beta hydrolase translates to MKTKTNQSNKNIAGKAGYLKMAALGLAVVTSFTVACKSSTTLKTTDSTTVTKDSTVKVDSTQGGTAANVKPTGPKPAFAPDIKPQMQAVIEQLASYGDKPIPGLTAVEARKNHTATDAVMDVMKKFNIPTPPANVDTMGKEIPVAGGNIHLRIYTPKAGNGPFPVIVYYHGGGFVIANVDVYDASAKTLADKVGAVVVSVAYRLAPEHKFPTAHNDSFAAYEWVVKNAASIKGDPKKIAVAGESAGGNLAVNMAIMARDKGIMLPTAILAVYPVAGSDMTTPSYTKNAAAKPLDKPMMMWFVKNYLNNMAEGKDPRINLVAANLKGLPPTTIITDEIDPLQSEGMTLADKMKAVGVKVDTKNYDGVTHEFFGMGAVVPEAKDAETYAVNQLKTAFGK, encoded by the coding sequence ATGAAAACTAAAACTAATCAATCAAACAAAAACATCGCAGGCAAAGCCGGCTACTTAAAAATGGCAGCTCTCGGGCTGGCCGTAGTTACCTCGTTTACGGTTGCCTGTAAAAGCAGCACCACATTAAAAACTACAGATAGTACAACTGTTACTAAAGACAGTACCGTTAAAGTAGACAGTACCCAAGGCGGCACTGCTGCCAATGTTAAACCTACCGGGCCAAAACCGGCTTTTGCGCCCGACATTAAACCGCAAATGCAAGCTGTGATTGAACAGCTGGCCAGTTATGGTGATAAACCTATCCCAGGCTTAACAGCAGTTGAAGCGCGTAAAAATCACACCGCTACTGATGCTGTGATGGATGTAATGAAGAAATTTAATATCCCAACACCACCGGCTAACGTAGATACCATGGGTAAAGAGATCCCGGTTGCTGGTGGTAATATTCATTTACGTATTTATACTCCTAAAGCAGGCAATGGCCCGTTCCCGGTTATTGTATATTATCATGGCGGTGGTTTTGTAATTGCCAATGTGGATGTATATGATGCATCAGCCAAAACCTTGGCAGATAAAGTTGGTGCCGTTGTGGTTTCAGTAGCTTACCGTTTAGCGCCCGAGCATAAATTCCCAACCGCACATAACGACTCTTTTGCTGCTTACGAATGGGTGGTTAAAAATGCTGCCTCTATTAAAGGCGACCCTAAAAAGATTGCTGTAGCCGGCGAAAGTGCCGGTGGTAACCTTGCCGTTAATATGGCTATTATGGCCCGCGATAAAGGTATTATGTTGCCAACTGCAATTTTAGCTGTTTACCCGGTTGCGGGATCAGACATGACTACGCCATCTTACACAAAGAATGCGGCCGCTAAACCTTTAGATAAACCGATGATGATGTGGTTTGTGAAAAACTACCTGAATAATATGGCCGAAGGTAAAGACCCGCGCATTAACCTGGTTGCCGCTAATTTGAAAGGCCTGCCGCCAACTACTATTATTACAGACGAGATTGACCCGCTGCAAAGCGAGGGCATGACACTGGCTGATAAAATGAAAGCAGTGGGTGTAAAAGTGGACACTAAAAACTACGATGGCGTTACGCACGAGTTTTTTGGCATGGGTGCAGTAGTGCCCGAAGCTAAAGATGCAGAAACTTATGCCGTTAATCAGCTCAAAACTGCCTTTGGTAAATAA
- a CDS encoding DUF3175 domain-containing protein: MKKSTGKRKWSAGVTENSDALDLKKDVFKSKDPTRIAKSLKHSADESHKRKASPFQSAMSMLNFYINRAGKNLTKKEKEPLEKAKGKLRQLYHRPA, translated from the coding sequence ATGAAAAAGAGCACAGGAAAAAGAAAGTGGTCGGCCGGGGTAACTGAGAACAGTGATGCGCTCGACCTGAAAAAAGACGTCTTTAAATCGAAAGACCCAACCAGGATCGCCAAATCATTAAAGCATTCGGCCGATGAAAGTCATAAGCGTAAAGCGTCGCCGTTTCAATCAGCCATGTCGATGTTAAATTTCTACATTAACCGCGCTGGCAAAAATCTCACTAAGAAAGAAAAGGAACCGCTTGAAAAAGCTAAAGGCAAATTAAGGCAATTGTATCATCGCCCGGCTTAA